In Saccharothrix violaceirubra, the following are encoded in one genomic region:
- a CDS encoding GTP-binding protein, which yields MGFAGSSPNAAEGARKPTTSAKIVVAGGFGVGKTTFVGSVSEIVPLTTEAVMTEASAGVDDLSATPNKVTTTVAMDFGRVSLDQDLILYLFGTPGQHRFWFMWDDLVRGAIGAIVLVDTRRLADAFASIDFFDDRQLPYVVGVNCFDGMLHHRIEDVRDALTIDQSVPMVTCDARNRQSTKQTLITLVEHAMRQWMSVRAG from the coding sequence GTGGGCTTCGCAGGCTCTAGCCCCAACGCGGCCGAAGGCGCACGGAAGCCGACGACCTCCGCGAAGATCGTGGTGGCCGGTGGGTTCGGCGTTGGCAAGACGACGTTCGTCGGTTCCGTGTCCGAGATCGTCCCGCTGACCACCGAAGCGGTGATGACCGAGGCGAGCGCGGGGGTCGACGACCTCTCGGCGACGCCGAACAAGGTCACGACCACGGTGGCCATGGACTTCGGCCGGGTCTCCCTGGACCAGGACCTGATCCTGTACCTGTTCGGTACGCCGGGTCAGCACCGGTTCTGGTTCATGTGGGACGACCTGGTGCGTGGTGCCATCGGCGCCATCGTGCTGGTCGACACCCGCCGGTTGGCCGACGCGTTCGCGTCGATCGACTTCTTCGACGACCGGCAGCTGCCGTACGTCGTGGGTGTGAACTGCTTCGACGGGATGCTGCACCACCGCATCGAGGACGTGCGCGACGCGCTCACCATCGACCAGTCCGTGCCGATGGTGACCTGCGACGCCCGCAACCGGCAGTCGACCAAGCAGACCTTGATCACGCTGGTGGAGCACGCCATGCGCCAGTGGATGTCGGTGCGCGCCGGCTGA
- the moaA gene encoding GTP 3',8-cyclase MoaA yields the protein MTAVDLGVPVVRAATDLSGRPDTPALVDRFGRHATDLRVSLTDRCNLRCTYCMPAEGLDWLPKPDLLTDDELVRLIRIAVTDLGVTDVRFTGGEPLLRPRLEDVIAAVAALTPRPRLSLTTNGVTLARRAAGLVAAGLDRVNVSLDTLDPARFRDLTRRDRLDDVLAGLAAAHAAGLAPVKVNSVLMRGVNEDEAVPLLRFCLDNGYHLRFIEQMPLDPQHGWDRGEMVTAGEILAALGTAFSLTAHPQERGAAPAERWLVDGGPATVGVIASVTRPFCASCDRTRLTADGQVRNCLFGRTETDLRAALRGGASDAELAGLWRGDAWAKAAGHGIDDPGFHQPDRPMSAIGG from the coding sequence GTGACAGCAGTCGATCTGGGTGTACCGGTTGTGCGCGCCGCGACCGACCTGTCCGGCCGACCCGACACCCCCGCGCTCGTCGACCGGTTCGGTCGCCACGCCACCGACCTCAGGGTGTCCCTGACCGACCGGTGCAACCTGCGCTGCACGTACTGCATGCCCGCCGAGGGGCTGGACTGGCTGCCCAAGCCCGACCTGCTCACCGACGACGAACTCGTGCGGCTGATCCGGATCGCGGTGACCGACCTCGGCGTGACCGACGTGCGCTTCACCGGCGGCGAGCCGCTGCTGCGCCCCCGGCTGGAGGACGTGATCGCCGCGGTGGCCGCGCTGACGCCGCGCCCGCGCCTCTCGTTGACCACCAACGGCGTGACGCTCGCCCGACGTGCCGCCGGCCTCGTGGCCGCCGGGCTCGACCGCGTGAACGTCTCGCTGGACACGCTCGACCCCGCGCGGTTCCGGGACCTGACCCGGCGCGACCGGCTCGACGACGTGCTCGCCGGGCTCGCCGCCGCGCACGCGGCCGGGCTCGCGCCGGTCAAGGTCAACTCCGTGCTGATGCGCGGCGTGAACGAGGACGAGGCGGTCCCGCTGCTGCGGTTCTGCCTGGACAACGGCTACCACCTGCGGTTCATCGAGCAGATGCCGCTGGACCCGCAGCACGGGTGGGACCGGGGCGAGATGGTGACCGCCGGGGAGATCCTGGCCGCGCTGGGCACCGCGTTCTCGTTGACGGCGCACCCCCAGGAGCGCGGTGCCGCGCCGGCCGAGCGGTGGCTGGTCGACGGCGGGCCCGCGACCGTGGGCGTGATCGCGTCCGTGACCAGGCCGTTCTGCGCGTCCTGCGACCGGACCCGGCTCACCGCCGACGGGCAGGTGCGCAACTGCCTGTTCGGGCGGACGGAGACCGACCTGCGGGCCGCGCTGCGCGGCGGCGCGTCGGACGCGGAGCTGGCCGGGCTGTGGCGCGGCGACGCGTGGGCCAAGGCCGCCGGGCACGGCATCGACGACCCGGGGTTCCACCAACCGGACCGGCCCATGAGTGCCATCGGAGGTTGA
- a CDS encoding DUF742 domain-containing protein, translating into MAERSGAGGRRLGRNFNYQEWAAGGFRFAEPDADPQDEEADDAPHSWPGRAERAEMPRVEGTGQGQDDMSQREVDDSSYDYDDVPNRFDIDGYGSGLFGGPGADLFGAHGLPDSVPEQLPYTTGPQPVIRHEENPAAESGSLVRPYTRTGGRTRPDYDLAIEALVSTSERGLERDAAVLPEHRSICGLCTDTRSVAEVAAHLRLPLGVVRVLIGDMASMGLVLIHQGGLVVGDRPSIDFLERVLSGLRRL; encoded by the coding sequence ATGGCTGAACGATCTGGCGCCGGTGGCCGCCGCTTGGGTAGGAACTTCAACTACCAGGAGTGGGCCGCAGGTGGCTTCCGATTCGCTGAGCCGGATGCCGACCCGCAGGACGAGGAAGCCGACGACGCACCTCACTCGTGGCCGGGCCGAGCGGAGCGGGCCGAGATGCCACGGGTAGAAGGCACAGGGCAGGGGCAAGACGATATGTCTCAGCGTGAGGTTGACGACTCGTCGTACGACTACGACGACGTCCCCAACCGGTTCGACATCGACGGGTACGGCAGCGGGCTGTTCGGAGGCCCGGGTGCCGACCTGTTCGGTGCCCACGGCTTGCCCGACAGCGTGCCGGAACAGCTCCCCTACACGACCGGACCGCAGCCGGTCATCCGCCACGAGGAGAACCCCGCGGCGGAATCCGGGTCGCTGGTCCGCCCCTATACGCGGACCGGTGGCCGCACCCGGCCCGACTACGATCTCGCCATCGAGGCGCTGGTCTCGACCAGTGAGCGGGGCCTCGAGCGCGACGCGGCGGTGCTCCCCGAGCACCGGTCGATCTGCGGTCTGTGCACCGACACCAGGTCGGTGGCCGAGGTCGCCGCGCACCTGCGACTCCCGCTGGGCGTCGTGCGGGTACTGATCGGCGACATGGCGAGCATGGGTTTGGTTTTGATTCACCAGGGTGGCCTGGTCGTGGGGGACCGGCCGTCCATCGATTTCCTTGAGAGGGTGCTCAGTGGGCTTCGCAGGCTCTAG
- a CDS encoding LysM peptidoglycan-binding domain-containing protein, with protein MASNRGKHRPTSGTTRTIARFAVAGVIVGAPLALAAGTAQAQGSGVNWDAVAACESGGNWSINTGNGYYGGLQFSPGTWAANGGSGQPHLASREEQIRVAENVMQTQGIGAWPVCGPRGLGGGASAPVQQRPAPAPQQPRTPTAQQQQQQQQYQPPVQQSAPVVVALPTTNPEGDYEIKAGDSLSKIAGELKIEGGWQKLVELNKEFIPNPDLIMPGHKIKTK; from the coding sequence ATGGCTTCGAACCGAGGCAAGCACCGCCCGACCTCCGGCACCACGCGCACCATCGCGAGGTTCGCCGTCGCCGGCGTCATCGTGGGCGCACCGCTGGCGCTCGCCGCCGGCACCGCCCAGGCACAGGGTTCCGGCGTCAACTGGGACGCGGTCGCGGCGTGCGAGAGCGGCGGCAACTGGAGCATCAACACCGGCAACGGCTACTACGGCGGTCTCCAGTTCTCGCCCGGCACGTGGGCGGCGAACGGCGGCAGCGGCCAGCCGCACCTGGCGTCCCGCGAGGAGCAGATCCGCGTCGCGGAGAACGTGATGCAGACCCAGGGCATCGGCGCGTGGCCCGTGTGCGGCCCGCGTGGCCTGGGCGGCGGTGCGTCCGCACCGGTGCAGCAGCGCCCGGCCCCGGCTCCGCAGCAGCCGCGGACCCCGACCGCGCAGCAGCAGCAGCAGCAGCAGCAGTACCAGCCCCCGGTCCAGCAGTCGGCCCCCGTCGTGGTGGCCCTGCCGACGACGAACCCCGAGGGCGACTACGAGATCAAGGCGGGCGACAGCCTGTCGAAGATCGCCGGTGAGCTGAAGATCGAGGGCGGCTGGCAGAAGCTGGTCGAGCTGAACAAGGAGTTCATCCCGAACCCCGACCTGATCATGCCGGGTCACAAGATCAAGACGAAGTAG
- a CDS encoding MoaD/ThiS family protein, which yields MSDQAAVTVTVRYFAGARAAAGVADEPVVLSGRPTVADVVAAVRRRHDPALGRVLDASSFLLDGMAVRDRTVVVPAGALVDVLPPFAGG from the coding sequence ATGTCCGACCAAGCGGCGGTGACGGTGACCGTCCGGTACTTCGCCGGGGCACGGGCGGCGGCGGGTGTCGCGGACGAACCGGTCGTGCTGTCGGGTCGCCCGACAGTGGCGGATGTCGTGGCCGCGGTGCGCCGCCGGCACGACCCCGCGCTGGGCCGCGTCCTGGACGCGTCGAGCTTTCTGCTCGATGGGATGGCGGTGCGCGATCGGACCGTCGTCGTGCCCGCCGGCGCCCTCGTGGACGTGCTACCGCCCTTCGCCGGCGGCTGA
- a CDS encoding MarR family winged helix-turn-helix transcriptional regulator, whose protein sequence is MTSEHDVPAEVLARFGAYARESSTLTILFHSRVAEQMGLSPTDEKCLDLAMRAEGPITAGRIAELSGLSTGAVTGVIDRLERAGYVRRVRDPHDRRKVLVEVTLDESRFHHLFVGATDTVREVLAQFTPEEREVLERYNRAMIETFRRRVVDA, encoded by the coding sequence ATGACGAGCGAGCACGACGTCCCCGCCGAGGTGTTGGCACGGTTCGGCGCTTACGCGCGGGAGAGCAGCACGCTCACCATCCTGTTCCACAGTCGGGTCGCCGAGCAGATGGGACTGTCGCCGACGGACGAGAAGTGCCTTGACCTGGCGATGCGCGCGGAGGGGCCGATCACGGCCGGTCGGATCGCGGAGCTGTCGGGGCTGTCGACCGGCGCGGTGACCGGCGTGATCGACCGGTTGGAGCGCGCGGGTTACGTGCGGCGGGTGCGCGACCCGCACGACCGGCGCAAGGTGCTCGTCGAGGTCACGTTGGACGAGAGCCGCTTCCACCACCTGTTCGTGGGGGCGACGGACACGGTCCGGGAGGTGCTCGCCCAGTTCACCCCCGAGGAGCGCGAGGTGCTGGAGCGGTACAACCGGGCGATGATCGAGACCTTCCGGCGGCGGGTCGTCGACGCTTGA
- the moaC gene encoding cyclic pyranopterin monophosphate synthase MoaC — protein sequence MTKRLTHLDHAGAAHMVDVSAKEPTTRTAVASGVLRTSAEVVALLLADGLPKGDALATARIAGIMAAKRTSDLVPLCHPIALSSVRVDLEPGDAEVRITATVRTTDRTGVEMEALTAVAVAGLTLHDMVKAVDPAASLDEVRVERKEGGKTGLWVRP from the coding sequence ATGACCAAGCGGTTGACCCACCTCGACCACGCCGGTGCCGCGCACATGGTGGACGTGTCCGCGAAGGAACCGACCACGCGCACGGCCGTCGCGTCCGGCGTGCTGCGCACCAGCGCGGAGGTCGTGGCGCTGCTGCTCGCCGACGGCCTGCCCAAGGGCGACGCGCTGGCCACGGCCCGGATCGCCGGGATCATGGCGGCCAAGCGCACGTCGGACCTCGTGCCGCTGTGCCACCCGATCGCGCTGTCGAGCGTGCGCGTCGACCTGGAGCCGGGCGACGCCGAGGTCCGGATCACCGCGACCGTGCGGACGACCGACCGCACGGGCGTGGAGATGGAAGCGCTCACCGCGGTCGCGGTCGCGGGGCTGACGTTGCACGACATGGTCAAGGCGGTCGACCCGGCGGCGTCGTTGGACGAGGTCCGGGTCGAGCGGAAAGAGGGCGGCAAGACCGGGCTGTGGGTGCGGCCGTGA
- a CDS encoding helicase-associated domain-containing protein — protein sequence MSGSTLAEWLRALDDRALVALLRARPDLATPPPADTTVLATRIGSRASVSRACEDLDTLTLTVLEALLVLDADLAPVGRDALAALFPVDITGALETLRGRVLLWGDDHLSTPPATRDAVNPFPCGLGRSVPRLAGVDLADLAGLGDDELRVLETLAAGPPVGQTRDAAHVVALDDATSPIQKLLARGLLVRRDAMTVELPREVGLAVRGDRPLGAVPTAEPPLPTRALDPVAVDSTGGGAALELCRHVDALLTAWSEEPPTVLRSGGVGVRDLRKLAKDLKADETRAALLVELVVNAGLVADSEGAEPEWVPTTQADAWSTASPEQRWATLALAWVDLPRLPGLIGRRDERDRLLNPLAPELNRPGAPRDRRRVLDALALPAPGTAVPDVDAFAALLAWRAPRRGGRLRDELVRWTLEEGTAVGVIALDALTSQGRTLLVEGTAPAAKRLADVLPAPVDHVLVQADLTVVAPGRLDPDLADEIALVADVESAGGATVYRVTEDSVRRAFDAGRTAADLHELFTSRSRTPVPQSLTYLVDDAARKHGRLRGGAAGSFLRCDDPVLVAEVLAHHAADALGLRRIAPSVLVSPLPLGDVLDGLRAAGFAPAAEGPDGRVLDLRTPGRRIASRGRRRPVPPATPSDEQLGELVRLLRAGDRAATTSGGARIAVPGHLGAGPSATLDLLQRAARDGLDVLVDFVDGHGTAARRVITPRYVGGGVLEGVDVSYGEVRRFPLHRITSAALVQDS from the coding sequence ATGTCCGGCAGCACATTGGCGGAGTGGTTGCGGGCGCTTGACGACCGGGCGCTCGTCGCGTTGCTGCGCGCCCGTCCCGATCTCGCGACGCCGCCGCCGGCCGACACGACCGTCCTGGCCACGCGGATCGGCTCCCGTGCCTCCGTGTCACGGGCCTGCGAGGACCTCGACACGCTGACCTTGACGGTGCTCGAAGCGCTGCTGGTGCTGGACGCCGATCTCGCCCCGGTCGGCCGGGACGCCCTCGCCGCGCTCTTCCCGGTCGACATCACGGGCGCCCTGGAGACCTTGCGGGGACGCGTCCTGCTCTGGGGCGACGACCACCTCTCCACGCCGCCGGCCACCCGGGACGCGGTCAACCCGTTCCCCTGCGGCCTGGGACGGTCGGTCCCCCGCCTGGCCGGCGTCGACCTCGCCGACCTCGCCGGCCTCGGCGACGACGAACTGCGGGTGCTGGAGACGCTCGCGGCCGGACCGCCGGTGGGGCAGACGCGGGACGCGGCGCACGTCGTGGCACTCGACGACGCGACGAGCCCCATCCAGAAGCTGCTGGCCCGGGGCCTGCTCGTGCGGCGGGACGCGATGACCGTCGAACTGCCGCGCGAGGTCGGGCTCGCGGTGCGCGGCGACCGGCCGTTGGGCGCGGTCCCCACCGCGGAACCCCCGCTGCCCACCCGCGCGCTCGACCCGGTCGCGGTCGACAGCACCGGTGGCGGCGCGGCGCTGGAGCTGTGCCGGCACGTCGACGCGTTGCTCACGGCGTGGTCCGAGGAGCCGCCGACCGTGCTGCGGTCGGGCGGGGTCGGCGTGCGCGATCTGCGCAAGCTCGCCAAGGACCTCAAGGCCGACGAGACGCGCGCCGCGTTGCTCGTCGAACTTGTCGTCAACGCAGGTCTGGTCGCGGACAGTGAGGGCGCCGAGCCCGAGTGGGTGCCCACCACCCAGGCGGATGCCTGGTCGACCGCGTCGCCCGAGCAACGGTGGGCGACGTTGGCGCTCGCCTGGGTCGACCTGCCCCGCCTTCCGGGTCTCATCGGGCGCCGGGACGAGCGGGACCGCCTGCTCAACCCGCTGGCCCCCGAGCTGAACCGGCCCGGCGCGCCCCGCGACCGGCGGCGGGTGCTCGACGCGCTCGCCCTGCCCGCGCCCGGCACCGCCGTGCCCGACGTCGACGCGTTCGCCGCCCTGCTCGCGTGGCGGGCGCCGCGCCGGGGCGGCCGACTGCGCGACGAACTCGTGCGTTGGACGCTCGAAGAGGGCACGGCCGTCGGCGTGATCGCGCTCGACGCGCTCACCTCGCAGGGCCGGACGTTGCTCGTCGAGGGCACGGCACCGGCGGCCAAGCGGCTCGCCGACGTGCTGCCGGCACCCGTGGACCACGTGCTCGTGCAGGCCGACCTGACCGTGGTCGCGCCCGGCCGCCTCGACCCGGACCTCGCCGACGAGATCGCGCTGGTCGCGGACGTCGAGTCGGCCGGCGGCGCGACCGTCTACCGGGTGACCGAGGATTCCGTGCGGCGCGCGTTCGACGCCGGGCGCACCGCCGCCGACCTGCACGAGCTGTTCACGTCCCGGTCCCGCACGCCGGTGCCGCAGTCGCTGACGTACCTGGTCGACGACGCGGCGCGCAAGCACGGGCGGCTGCGCGGCGGCGCGGCCGGGTCGTTCCTGCGCTGCGACGACCCGGTCTTGGTCGCCGAAGTGCTCGCCCACCACGCGGCCGACGCGCTGGGACTGCGTCGGATCGCGCCGTCCGTGCTGGTCAGCCCGCTGCCGCTGGGCGATGTGCTGGACGGGCTGCGCGCGGCCGGGTTCGCGCCGGCCGCCGAGGGACCCGACGGGCGGGTGCTCGACCTGCGCACGCCGGGCCGCCGGATCGCGAGCCGGGGACGCCGCCGGCCCGTGCCGCCGGCCACCCCGTCGGACGAGCAGCTCGGCGAGCTGGTCCGGCTGCTGCGCGCGGGCGACCGGGCGGCGACGACGAGCGGCGGTGCCCGGATCGCGGTGCCCGGCCACCTGGGCGCGGGCCCGTCGGCAACGCTCGACCTGCTGCAACGGGCCGCCCGAGACGGTCTCGACGTGCTCGTGGACTTCGTCGACGGGCACGGCACGGCGGCCCGCCGGGTGATCACGCCCCGGTACGTCGGCGGGGGCGTACTGGAAGGCGTCGACGTCAGCTACGGCGAAGTGCGGAGATTCCCCCTTCACCGCATCACTTCCGCCGCGTTGGTCCAAGATTCGTGA
- a CDS encoding roadblock/LC7 domain-containing protein, translating into MTTAAQPGSFGWLITDFVRRVPGVAHSVVVSADGLLLAGSQGLPRDRAEQLSAVASGLVSLTAGAARCFEAGSVNQTVVEMERGYLFLMSISDGSCLAVLAAPNCDIGLVAYEMTLLVERVGQQLTPELRAQLQGVVRR; encoded by the coding sequence GTGACGACCGCAGCTCAGCCAGGCAGCTTTGGTTGGCTTATCACCGACTTCGTTCGCCGGGTCCCCGGCGTGGCACATTCCGTGGTGGTGTCGGCGGACGGGCTTCTGCTCGCCGGCTCCCAGGGGTTGCCGCGTGACCGAGCGGAGCAGCTCTCCGCGGTCGCCTCGGGCCTGGTGAGCCTCACCGCGGGAGCAGCGCGCTGCTTCGAGGCGGGGTCGGTGAACCAGACCGTGGTCGAGATGGAACGGGGCTACCTGTTCCTGATGTCGATCAGCGACGGGTCGTGCCTCGCGGTACTGGCGGCCCCGAACTGCGACATCGGCCTGGTCGCGTACGAGATGACCCTGTTGGTCGAGCGGGTGGGCCAGCAGCTGACGCCGGAGTTGCGTGCCCAGCTCCAGGGCGTGGTCCGGCGGTAG
- a CDS encoding HAD-IIA family hydrolase, translating into MVWTYLMDMDGVLVHEEHPVPGAGEFVAELTAAGTPFLLLTNNSIYTPRDLRARLARTGLEVPETAIWTSALATARFLAAQRPGGSAFVIGEAGLTTALHEVGYVLTDRDPDYVVLGETRTYSFTAITRAIRLVEEGAKFIATNPDATGPSREGSLPATGSVAALIERATGREPYYVGKPNPLMMRSALRALGAHSENTLMIGDRMDTDVRSGLEAGLRTILVLSGISDRSTAERYPYRPTRVIDSIADLVGHSSEPFPA; encoded by the coding sequence ATGGTCTGGACCTATCTCATGGACATGGACGGCGTGCTCGTGCACGAGGAGCACCCGGTGCCGGGCGCGGGCGAGTTCGTCGCCGAGCTGACCGCGGCGGGCACCCCGTTCCTGCTGCTCACCAACAACTCGATCTACACACCCCGCGATCTGCGCGCCCGGCTCGCCCGCACCGGCCTGGAGGTGCCGGAGACCGCGATCTGGACGTCCGCCCTGGCCACGGCCCGGTTCCTGGCCGCCCAGCGGCCGGGCGGCTCGGCGTTCGTCATCGGTGAGGCCGGGCTGACCACCGCGCTGCACGAGGTCGGCTACGTGCTCACCGACCGCGACCCGGACTACGTCGTGCTCGGCGAGACCCGCACCTACAGCTTCACGGCCATCACGCGTGCCATCCGCCTGGTCGAGGAGGGCGCGAAGTTCATCGCCACGAACCCGGACGCGACCGGGCCGTCCCGCGAGGGCTCGCTGCCCGCGACCGGGTCCGTCGCCGCGCTGATCGAACGTGCCACCGGCCGCGAGCCGTATTACGTCGGCAAGCCCAACCCGCTGATGATGCGGTCCGCACTGCGGGCGTTGGGCGCGCACTCCGAGAACACGCTGATGATCGGCGACCGGATGGACACCGACGTGCGCAGCGGCCTGGAGGCCGGTCTGCGCACGATCCTCGTGCTCAGCGGCATCTCCGACCGGTCGACCGCCGAGCGCTACCCGTACCGGCCCACGCGCGTGATCGACTCGATCGCGGACCTCGTCGGCCACTCTTCCGAGCCGTTCCCGGCCTGA
- a CDS encoding NAD-dependent malic enzyme, with protein sequence MPVPGPGYSITVRLESPPSASAAGDLTSAVGRAGGVITAFDVVESHADRVIIDLTCNALSANHAKDITDTLGQLPGIVVRKVSDRTFLVHLGGKIEISSKVPLRNRDDLSRAYTPGVARVCQAIAENPDDARRLTIKRNTVAVVTDGSAVLGLGNLGPAAALPVMEGKAALFKKFAGVDAWPVCLDTQDTEEIIRAVELIAPVYGGINLEDIAAPRCFEIEARLRDKLDIPVFHDDQHGTAIVVVGALRNALRVVGKKPADCKIVVCGVGAAGSAIIRLLLKQEPGDVVAVDVDGIVHRDRPGLDDNLRSIAAATNRDNVSGTLHEALVGADVFIGVSAPNLLGAEQVATMNEKAIVFALANPDPEIDPMEAQKHAAVVATGRSDFPNQINNVLAFPGVFRGLLDANAKTITDAMLLAAANAIADVVDGDRINASFIVPSVFDTSVAPAVAEAVRKAATGQS encoded by the coding sequence ATGCCGGTTCCCGGCCCTGGTTACTCCATCACCGTCCGCCTCGAGTCGCCGCCGTCGGCGAGCGCCGCGGGCGACCTGACCTCGGCGGTCGGTCGCGCGGGCGGGGTCATCACCGCGTTCGACGTGGTCGAGTCGCACGCCGACCGCGTGATCATCGACCTCACCTGCAACGCCCTGAGCGCCAACCACGCCAAGGACATCACCGACACCCTGGGCCAGCTCCCCGGGATCGTCGTGCGCAAGGTGTCCGACCGGACGTTCCTGGTGCACCTCGGCGGCAAGATCGAGATCTCCTCGAAGGTCCCGCTGCGCAACCGCGACGACCTGTCCCGCGCGTACACGCCCGGCGTCGCCCGCGTCTGCCAGGCCATCGCCGAGAACCCGGACGACGCGCGCCGGCTGACGATCAAGCGCAACACCGTCGCCGTGGTGACCGACGGCTCGGCCGTCCTGGGCCTGGGCAACCTCGGCCCGGCCGCCGCGCTCCCGGTCATGGAGGGCAAGGCCGCGCTGTTCAAGAAGTTCGCCGGCGTCGACGCGTGGCCGGTGTGCCTGGACACCCAGGACACCGAGGAGATCATCCGCGCGGTCGAGTTGATCGCCCCGGTCTACGGCGGCATCAACCTGGAGGACATCGCCGCGCCGCGCTGCTTCGAGATCGAGGCCCGGCTGCGCGACAAGCTCGACATCCCGGTCTTCCACGACGACCAGCACGGCACCGCGATCGTCGTGGTCGGCGCGCTGCGCAACGCCCTGCGCGTGGTCGGCAAGAAACCCGCCGACTGCAAGATCGTGGTCTGCGGCGTCGGCGCGGCCGGTTCGGCGATCATCCGCCTGCTGCTCAAGCAGGAGCCGGGCGACGTGGTCGCGGTCGACGTGGACGGCATCGTGCACCGCGACCGCCCCGGCCTGGACGACAACCTGCGGTCGATCGCGGCGGCGACCAACCGCGACAACGTCTCCGGCACGCTGCACGAGGCGCTGGTCGGCGCGGACGTGTTCATCGGCGTCTCCGCGCCCAACCTGCTCGGCGCCGAGCAGGTCGCGACGATGAACGAGAAGGCCATCGTGTTCGCGCTGGCCAACCCGGATCCGGAGATCGACCCGATGGAGGCGCAGAAGCACGCCGCCGTCGTGGCCACCGGGCGCAGCGACTTCCCCAACCAGATCAACAACGTGCTGGCGTTCCCGGGCGTGTTCCGGGGCCTGCTCGACGCCAACGCCAAGACGATCACCGACGCCATGCTGCTGGCCGCCGCGAACGCGATCGCGGACGTGGTGGACGGCGACCGGATCAACGCGTCGTTCATCGTGCCGAGCGTGTTCGACACGTCGGTGGCACCGGCCGTGGCCGAAGCCGTGCGGAAGGCCGCGACCGGCCAGTCCTAG